The Pseudobacteroides sp. region GAATTAATACTATTACTGCTGCAATGCTGATTAGTGAAATTGGGGATATCAGAAGGTTTTCAAGTGCCGATAAAATGTGTCGGTACAGCGGAATAAGCCCGGTGGCCTGTTCATCAGGCGATAAGGACAAGAACTTTAGGAATAAGCAGGGCAACAGGCGATTGTATGAGATATTTAGGGATATTGCATCAAGGAATATTTGCAGAGGAAGAGATAAGAAAAGCCCGATAAATGAAACCTTTCTGGAATATTATAATAAGAAGATATCACAGGGAAAAACAAAGCGTCAGGCCTTAATTGCAGTAATGAGGCAGATTGCAAAGGTTATCTATTCAATGATGATTCATCAAAGGGAGTACATAAAACCAACAGTTTCCAAAACAGAAAATGCATGATAGTATATATATGAGCCTTGTTTTTACAGGGCTTTTATATATGCTGTCATGAAGATTAATTAATTTAAACTAATAACTTAACTATGAGGTATTATATGAAATTTGTATTAGGTGAGCCACCAAAAAACGATTTCACCCCTGAATTACATATGTGGAATGAATTAAAAGAACCTAAAAATGCACTTGTAGCACAGTTAATTGCATTGCCAATAGGAATCTTTTTAATTGTATTTGTTTATGTGCTAGCAATTATCATTACTAAATTTAGTGGCTTTAGTAAGAGTTTCTCCCATCCAAGTGAAATGATTCAATACTTAATTGCAATGATTATCATCATACCAATTCATGAAATACTACATGCCTGTGTTTTTCCAGAAGGCATAAAATCAAAAAATACAATATTGGGATTTTGGCCTAAAGCTTGTGCGTTCTATGGTCACTATGATGGCGAAATGTCAAGAAACAGATTTATT contains the following coding sequences:
- a CDS encoding transposase — encoded protein: INTITAAMLISEIGDIRRFSSADKMCRYSGISPVACSSGDKDKNFRNKQGNRRLYEIFRDIASRNICRGRDKKSPINETFLEYYNKKISQGKTKRQALIAVMRQIAKVIYSMMIHQREYIKPTVSKTENA
- a CDS encoding metalloprotease family protein, with protein sequence MKFVLGEPPKNDFTPELHMWNELKEPKNALVAQLIALPIGIFLIVFVYVLAIIITKFSGFSKSFSHPSEMIQYLIAMIIIIPIHEILHACVFPEGIKSKNTILGFWPKACAFYGHYDGEMSRNRFIIVFLLPLISLSVFPIIAMGISGYINTFVIRICLVNAFAACVDMLGVILFATQVPKNAVVRNLGWKSYWIVK